A single genomic interval of Carettochelys insculpta isolate YL-2023 chromosome 28, ASM3395843v1, whole genome shotgun sequence harbors:
- the WIPF2 gene encoding WAS/WASL-interacting protein family member 2 isoform X2 codes for MPIPPPPPPPPGPPPPPAFNQANTEPPKLSREEQRGRGALLQDICKGTRLRKVTQISDRSAPILEKPKGGSGGGYSSSPAALQPKGGLFQGGVPKLRSVGAKDNSDSSSSKQSLQVPSSRSAAPRPPVPVNNSRPHDDSDSSRASPPELPRMQRPSLPDLSRPNSASSSGMKHSSSAPPPPPPGRRANAPPAPPLVHGSKGPSYNRDKPLPPTPGQRLSASRDGPLAPPPIKPPPSPVNVRTGPSAQNQSLAPPPPPYRQPPGVHNGPASPTNELAPELPQRHNSLHRKTPGPVRGLAPPPPSSASPSLQSSRPPPPAREPPSRGAAPPPPPPLIRNGARDAPPPPPPYRMHGSSEPPSRGKPPPPPTRTPSGPPPPPPPVRNGHRDSIAAVRSFLDDFESKYSFHPVEDFPAPEEYKHFQRVYPSKTNRVTRGAPPLPPIPR; via the exons atgccgatccctcctccccctccgccGCCTCCCGGCCCCCCTCCTCCACCAGCCTTTAATCAG GCAAACACTGAGCCGCCCAAGCTGAGCCGGGAGGAGCAGCGAGGCAGAGGGGCCCTGCTCCAAGATATCTGCAAGGGGACCAGGCTGAGAAAGGTGACGCAGATCAGTGACCGGAGCGCGCCGATCCTGGAGA AGCCCAAGGGAGGCAGTGGAGGAGGCtacagctccagcccagctgccctccagCCCAAGGGAGGCCTCTTCCAAGGGGGTGTCCCCAAGCTCAGATCCGTGGGAGCAAAGGACAACTCAG ACAGCTCCTCCAGCAAGCAGTCGCTGCAGGTTCCCAGCTCCAGATCTGCGGCCCCAAGGCCCCCGGTGCCCGTCAACAACAGCCGACCTCACGATGACTCCGACAGCAGCCGGGCTTCCCCTCCCGAGCTTCCCCGGATGCAGAGGCCCTCCTTGCCCGACCTTTCCCGGCCCAACAGCGCCAGCAGCTCGGGCATGAAGCACAGCtcgtctgcccctccccccccacctccaggccgCCGAGCcaacgccccccccgccccacctctggTGCACGGCAGCAAGGGGCCTTCCTACAACCGGGACAAGCCCTTACCCCCAACTCCAGGACAGCGGCTCTCCGCCAGCCGGGATGGGCCCCTGGCACCGCCCCCCATCAAGCCGCCCCCTTCCCCAGTGAATGTCCGAACGGGGCCAAGTGCTCAGAACCAGTCTCTGgctcccccgccgcccccctATCGGCAGCCCCCCGGCGTTCACAACGGCCCTGCCAGCCCTACCAATGagctggccccagagctgccccagAGACACAACTCTTTGCATAGGAAGACGCCGGGCCCTGTGAggggcctggcccctcctcctccctcttcgGCCTCCCCGTCGCTCCAGAGCAGCCGACCCCCTCCGCCGGCCCGGGAGCCTCCGAGCAGGGGAGCAG caccccctcccccacccccgctgatCCGCAATGGGGCTCGAgatgctcccccgcccccacccccgtacaGAATGCATGGGTCATCGGAGCCGCCAAGCCGCGGGAAACCGCCGCCCCCCCCTACGCGGACACCATCCGGGCCGCCCCCTCCGCCGCCGCCAGTGAGAAATGGGCACAGAGATTCCATTGCCGCTGTGAGGTCGTTCTTGG ATGACTTTGAGTCCAAATATTCCTTTCATCCAGTGGAAGACTTCCCGGCTCCAGAGGAGTACAAACACTTCCAGCGAGTCTACCCCAGCAAAACCAACCGAG TGACCCGGGGGGCCCCGCCgctgcctcccatccccaggtgA
- the WIPF2 gene encoding WAS/WASL-interacting protein family member 2 isoform X4, whose amino-acid sequence MPIPPPPPPPPGPPPPPAFNQANTEPPKLSREEQRGRGALLQDICKGTRLRKVTQISDRSAPILEKPKGGSGGGYSSSPAALQPKGGLFQGGVPKLRSVGAKDNSDSSSSKQSLQVPSSRSAAPRPPVPVNNSRPHDDSDSSRASPPELPRMQRPSLPDLSRPNSASSSGMKHSSSAPPPPPPGRRANAPPAPPLVHGSKGPSYNRDKPLPPTPGQRLSASRDGPLAPPPIKPPPSPVNVRTGPSAQNQSLAPPPPPYRQPPGVHNGPASPTNELAPELPQRHNSLHRKTPGPVRGLAPPPPSSASPSLQSSRPPPPAREPPSRGADDFESKYSFHPVEDFPAPEEYKHFQRVYPSKTNRVTRGAPPLPPIPR is encoded by the exons atgccgatccctcctccccctccgccGCCTCCCGGCCCCCCTCCTCCACCAGCCTTTAATCAG GCAAACACTGAGCCGCCCAAGCTGAGCCGGGAGGAGCAGCGAGGCAGAGGGGCCCTGCTCCAAGATATCTGCAAGGGGACCAGGCTGAGAAAGGTGACGCAGATCAGTGACCGGAGCGCGCCGATCCTGGAGA AGCCCAAGGGAGGCAGTGGAGGAGGCtacagctccagcccagctgccctccagCCCAAGGGAGGCCTCTTCCAAGGGGGTGTCCCCAAGCTCAGATCCGTGGGAGCAAAGGACAACTCAG ACAGCTCCTCCAGCAAGCAGTCGCTGCAGGTTCCCAGCTCCAGATCTGCGGCCCCAAGGCCCCCGGTGCCCGTCAACAACAGCCGACCTCACGATGACTCCGACAGCAGCCGGGCTTCCCCTCCCGAGCTTCCCCGGATGCAGAGGCCCTCCTTGCCCGACCTTTCCCGGCCCAACAGCGCCAGCAGCTCGGGCATGAAGCACAGCtcgtctgcccctccccccccacctccaggccgCCGAGCcaacgccccccccgccccacctctggTGCACGGCAGCAAGGGGCCTTCCTACAACCGGGACAAGCCCTTACCCCCAACTCCAGGACAGCGGCTCTCCGCCAGCCGGGATGGGCCCCTGGCACCGCCCCCCATCAAGCCGCCCCCTTCCCCAGTGAATGTCCGAACGGGGCCAAGTGCTCAGAACCAGTCTCTGgctcccccgccgcccccctATCGGCAGCCCCCCGGCGTTCACAACGGCCCTGCCAGCCCTACCAATGagctggccccagagctgccccagAGACACAACTCTTTGCATAGGAAGACGCCGGGCCCTGTGAggggcctggcccctcctcctccctcttcgGCCTCCCCGTCGCTCCAGAGCAGCCGACCCCCTCCGCCGGCCCGGGAGCCTCCGAGCAGGGGAGCAG ATGACTTTGAGTCCAAATATTCCTTTCATCCAGTGGAAGACTTCCCGGCTCCAGAGGAGTACAAACACTTCCAGCGAGTCTACCCCAGCAAAACCAACCGAG TGACCCGGGGGGCCCCGCCgctgcctcccatccccaggtgA
- the WIPF2 gene encoding WAS/WASL-interacting protein family member 2 isoform X3, protein MPIPPPPPPPPGPPPPPAFNQANTEPPKLSREEQRGRGALLQDICKGTRLRKVTQISDRSAPILEKPKGGSGGGYSSSPAALQPKGGLFQGGVPKLRSVGAKDNSDSSSSKQSLQVPSSRSAAPRPPVPVNNSRPHDDSDSSRASPPELPRMQRPSLPDLSRPNSASSSGMKHSSSAPPPPPPGRRANAPPAPPLVHGSKGPSYNRDKPLPPTPGQRLSASRDGPLAPPPIKPPPSPVNVRTGPSAQNQSLAPPPPPYRQPPGVHNGPASPTNELAPELPQRHNSLHRKTPGPVRGLAPPPPSSASPSLQSSRPPPPAREPPSRGAGPCQQELPGRSEHRLRTRLPAAAPQALSALCACPPLPLPARSAAVRALASEWPQSLDGTALVVPAAVNTGLPAPPARVPQLSPGHGAGALIWEINPVRNMSCKCQVGV, encoded by the exons atgccgatccctcctccccctccgccGCCTCCCGGCCCCCCTCCTCCACCAGCCTTTAATCAG GCAAACACTGAGCCGCCCAAGCTGAGCCGGGAGGAGCAGCGAGGCAGAGGGGCCCTGCTCCAAGATATCTGCAAGGGGACCAGGCTGAGAAAGGTGACGCAGATCAGTGACCGGAGCGCGCCGATCCTGGAGA AGCCCAAGGGAGGCAGTGGAGGAGGCtacagctccagcccagctgccctccagCCCAAGGGAGGCCTCTTCCAAGGGGGTGTCCCCAAGCTCAGATCCGTGGGAGCAAAGGACAACTCAG ACAGCTCCTCCAGCAAGCAGTCGCTGCAGGTTCCCAGCTCCAGATCTGCGGCCCCAAGGCCCCCGGTGCCCGTCAACAACAGCCGACCTCACGATGACTCCGACAGCAGCCGGGCTTCCCCTCCCGAGCTTCCCCGGATGCAGAGGCCCTCCTTGCCCGACCTTTCCCGGCCCAACAGCGCCAGCAGCTCGGGCATGAAGCACAGCtcgtctgcccctccccccccacctccaggccgCCGAGCcaacgccccccccgccccacctctggTGCACGGCAGCAAGGGGCCTTCCTACAACCGGGACAAGCCCTTACCCCCAACTCCAGGACAGCGGCTCTCCGCCAGCCGGGATGGGCCCCTGGCACCGCCCCCCATCAAGCCGCCCCCTTCCCCAGTGAATGTCCGAACGGGGCCAAGTGCTCAGAACCAGTCTCTGgctcccccgccgcccccctATCGGCAGCCCCCCGGCGTTCACAACGGCCCTGCCAGCCCTACCAATGagctggccccagagctgccccagAGACACAACTCTTTGCATAGGAAGACGCCGGGCCCTGTGAggggcctggcccctcctcctccctcttcgGCCTCCCCGTCGCTCCAGAGCAGCCGACCCCCTCCGCCGGCCCGGGAGCCTCCGAGCAGGGGAGCAG GGCCTTGTCAGCAGGAACTGCCTGGCAGGTCAGAGCATCGCCTCAGAACAcgactgccagcagctgctcctcaggCTCTCAGTGCACTCTGCGCATGCCCTCCACTTCCCCTTCCTGCGCGGTCTGCGGCCGTGCGAGCATTGGCCTCCGAGTGGCCCCAGAGCCTGGATGGCACAGCCCTCGTGGTCCCGGCTGCAGTCAacactgggctcccagctccccctgctagAGTCCCTCAGCTGAGTCCTGGCCACGGAGCTGGCGCATTAATCTGGGAAATTAACCCAGTCAGGAACATGAGCTGCAAATGTCAGGTTGGGGTGTAG
- the WIPF2 gene encoding WAS/WASL-interacting protein family member 2 isoform X1, producing MPIPPPPPPPPGPPPPPAFNQANTEPPKLSREEQRGRGALLQDICKGTRLRKVTQISDRSAPILEKPKGGSGGGYSSSPAALQPKGGLFQGGVPKLRSVGAKDNSDSSSSKQSLQVPSSRSAAPRPPVPVNNSRPHDDSDSSRASPPELPRMQRPSLPDLSRPNSASSSGMKHSSSAPPPPPPGRRANAPPAPPLVHGSKGPSYNRDKPLPPTPGQRLSASRDGPLAPPPIKPPPSPVNVRTGPSAQNQSLAPPPPPYRQPPGVHNGPASPTNELAPELPQRHNSLHRKTPGPVRGLAPPPPSSASPSLQSSRPPPPAREPPSRGAGKSPARQPWSQLGHGGRWNPVPARGAGPEGLWPTPGTRVSLQGLVSRNCLAGQSIASEHDCQQLLLRLSVHSAHALHFPFLRGLRPCEHWPPSGPRAWMAQPSWSRLQSTLGSQLPLLESLS from the exons atgccgatccctcctccccctccgccGCCTCCCGGCCCCCCTCCTCCACCAGCCTTTAATCAG GCAAACACTGAGCCGCCCAAGCTGAGCCGGGAGGAGCAGCGAGGCAGAGGGGCCCTGCTCCAAGATATCTGCAAGGGGACCAGGCTGAGAAAGGTGACGCAGATCAGTGACCGGAGCGCGCCGATCCTGGAGA AGCCCAAGGGAGGCAGTGGAGGAGGCtacagctccagcccagctgccctccagCCCAAGGGAGGCCTCTTCCAAGGGGGTGTCCCCAAGCTCAGATCCGTGGGAGCAAAGGACAACTCAG ACAGCTCCTCCAGCAAGCAGTCGCTGCAGGTTCCCAGCTCCAGATCTGCGGCCCCAAGGCCCCCGGTGCCCGTCAACAACAGCCGACCTCACGATGACTCCGACAGCAGCCGGGCTTCCCCTCCCGAGCTTCCCCGGATGCAGAGGCCCTCCTTGCCCGACCTTTCCCGGCCCAACAGCGCCAGCAGCTCGGGCATGAAGCACAGCtcgtctgcccctccccccccacctccaggccgCCGAGCcaacgccccccccgccccacctctggTGCACGGCAGCAAGGGGCCTTCCTACAACCGGGACAAGCCCTTACCCCCAACTCCAGGACAGCGGCTCTCCGCCAGCCGGGATGGGCCCCTGGCACCGCCCCCCATCAAGCCGCCCCCTTCCCCAGTGAATGTCCGAACGGGGCCAAGTGCTCAGAACCAGTCTCTGgctcccccgccgcccccctATCGGCAGCCCCCCGGCGTTCACAACGGCCCTGCCAGCCCTACCAATGagctggccccagagctgccccagAGACACAACTCTTTGCATAGGAAGACGCCGGGCCCTGTGAggggcctggcccctcctcctccctcttcgGCCTCCCCGTCGCTCCAGAGCAGCCGACCCCCTCCGCCGGCCCGGGAGCCTCCGAGCAGGGGAGCAGGTAAGAGCCCCGCTCGGCAGCCCTGGAGCCAGCTTGGCCATGGGGGAAGGTGGAACCCAGTGCCTGCCCGTGGGGCTGGTCCTGAGGGGCTTTGGCCCACTCCTGGGACACGTGTCTCTCTTCAGGGCCTTGTCAGCAGGAACTGCCTGGCAGGTCAGAGCATCGCCTCAGAACAcgactgccagcagctgctcctcaggCTCTCAGTGCACTCTGCGCATGCCCTCCACTTCCCCTTCCTGCGCGGTCTGCGGCCGTGCGAGCATTGGCCTCCGAGTGGCCCCAGAGCCTGGATGGCACAGCCCTCGTGGTCCCGGCTGCAGTCAacactgggctcccagctccccctgctagAGTCCCTCAGCTGA
- the WIPF2 gene encoding WAS/WASL-interacting protein family member 2 isoform X5 — MCNGRTLFTFLLCVPAAVGTREDSSSSKQSLQVPSSRSAAPRPPVPVNNSRPHDDSDSSRASPPELPRMQRPSLPDLSRPNSASSSGMKHSSSAPPPPPPGRRANAPPAPPLVHGSKGPSYNRDKPLPPTPGQRLSASRDGPLAPPPIKPPPSPVNVRTGPSAQNQSLAPPPPPYRQPPGVHNGPASPTNELAPELPQRHNSLHRKTPGPVRGLAPPPPSSASPSLQSSRPPPPAREPPSRGAGKSPARQPWSQLGHGGRWNPVPARGAGPEGLWPTPGTRVSLQGLVSRNCLAGQSIASEHDCQQLLLRLSVHSAHALHFPFLRGLRPCEHWPPSGPRAWMAQPSWSRLQSTLGSQLPLLESLS; from the exons ATGTGTAACGGGAGAACATTGTTCACCTTCCTTCTGTGCGTACCTGCGGCTGTGGGAACTCGCGAGG ACAGCTCCTCCAGCAAGCAGTCGCTGCAGGTTCCCAGCTCCAGATCTGCGGCCCCAAGGCCCCCGGTGCCCGTCAACAACAGCCGACCTCACGATGACTCCGACAGCAGCCGGGCTTCCCCTCCCGAGCTTCCCCGGATGCAGAGGCCCTCCTTGCCCGACCTTTCCCGGCCCAACAGCGCCAGCAGCTCGGGCATGAAGCACAGCtcgtctgcccctccccccccacctccaggccgCCGAGCcaacgccccccccgccccacctctggTGCACGGCAGCAAGGGGCCTTCCTACAACCGGGACAAGCCCTTACCCCCAACTCCAGGACAGCGGCTCTCCGCCAGCCGGGATGGGCCCCTGGCACCGCCCCCCATCAAGCCGCCCCCTTCCCCAGTGAATGTCCGAACGGGGCCAAGTGCTCAGAACCAGTCTCTGgctcccccgccgcccccctATCGGCAGCCCCCCGGCGTTCACAACGGCCCTGCCAGCCCTACCAATGagctggccccagagctgccccagAGACACAACTCTTTGCATAGGAAGACGCCGGGCCCTGTGAggggcctggcccctcctcctccctcttcgGCCTCCCCGTCGCTCCAGAGCAGCCGACCCCCTCCGCCGGCCCGGGAGCCTCCGAGCAGGGGAGCAGGTAAGAGCCCCGCTCGGCAGCCCTGGAGCCAGCTTGGCCATGGGGGAAGGTGGAACCCAGTGCCTGCCCGTGGGGCTGGTCCTGAGGGGCTTTGGCCCACTCCTGGGACACGTGTCTCTCTTCAGGGCCTTGTCAGCAGGAACTGCCTGGCAGGTCAGAGCATCGCCTCAGAACAcgactgccagcagctgctcctcaggCTCTCAGTGCACTCTGCGCATGCCCTCCACTTCCCCTTCCTGCGCGGTCTGCGGCCGTGCGAGCATTGGCCTCCGAGTGGCCCCAGAGCCTGGATGGCACAGCCCTCGTGGTCCCGGCTGCAGTCAacactgggctcccagctccccctgctagAGTCCCTCAGCTGA
- the CDC6 gene encoding cell division control protein 6 homolog, translated as MPSTRSQTQATIDFPRRKQSRTPVRSRGGCRDAPLNDPAVTLPPLSPQEKVLPLSPRKRLDDDNLCNIPQLLPCSPPKQSKKENELPTHSHGGRCLFSSEQPTGKSPSKRNDVVPSPLHKRQETPRSSRSHLNKKPVCMQLFKQEGSCYQQVKRVLHTAIPDRLLAREKEMDTIRCFLKEHVCGEKPGSLYISGAPGTGKTACLSRILQDFQKEQPGSKTLVLNCMSLSSSHAVFPAIAEQMGQQGASKTASRDLLRKLEKQLSAEGTPMTVLVLDEMDQLDSKGQDVLYAIFEWPWLAGSRLVLIGVANALDLTDRILSRLQVRPKCKPQLLHFPPYTKEQIASILQERLRQVPDDQVLDSAAIQFCARKVSAVSGDARKALDVCRRAIEIVELDVRSQTILRPLPGCKSPATPALVSPVPHRVGLPHISRVISEVYGDRLALGGGGANDHFPLQQKILVCSLLLLARQLKAKEVTLGKLHEAYSRVCRQQQMAAVTHSECLSLATLLEARGILALKKAKEARLTKVSLNIEEKDVEHALKDSALVGNILAGGRL; from the exons ATGCCCAGCACCAGATCCCAGACCCAGGCCACTATTGACTTCCCCCGGAGGAAGCAGTCCAGGACGCCTGTCAGATCCCGTGGGGGCTGCAGAGATGCTCCGTTGAACGACCCTGCAGTAACCCTCCCACCGCTCTCACCCCAGGAGAAGGTCCTGCCACTGAGCCCCCGCAAGCGCCTGG ATGATGACAACCTGTGCAACATCCCCcagttgctgccctgctccccaccgaAGCAGAGCAAGAAGGAGAACGAGCTCCCCACCCACTCGCATGGGGGCCGATGCTTGTTCTCCAGTGAGCAGCCGACGGGCAAGTCTCCCAGCAAGAGGAATGACGTGGTGCCGTCCCCGCTCCATAAGCGGCAGGAGACCCCAAGAAGCTCTCGTTCTCATCTCAACAAGAAGCCTGTGTGCATGCAGCTGTTCAAGCAGGAAG GCTCTTGTTACCAGCAGGTAAAGCGTGTTCTGCACACGGCTATCCCCGATCGGCTTCTTGCCAGGGAGAAGGAGATGGACACCATCCGGTGCTTCCTGAAAGAGCATGTCTGTGGGGAGAAACCTGGCAGTCTTTACATCTCTGGTGCACCTGGCACTGGGAAAACTGCCTGTCTGAGCAGAATCCTGCAAGACTTCCAG AAGGAGCAACCAGGCAGTAAAACCCTCGTCCTGAACTGCATGTCCCTGAGCAGCTCCCACGCCGTGTTCCCCGCCATCGCTGAGCAgatgggccagcagggggcgtcCAAGACAGCGAGCAGGGACTTGCTCAGGAagctggagaagcagctgagCGCAGAGGGGACGCCCATGAC CGTGCTCGTGCTGGATGAGATGGATCAGCTGGACAGCAAAGGACAGGACGTGCTCTACGCAATCTTCGAGTGGCCCTGGCTTGCTGGCTCCAGGCTTGTCCTCATTG GAGTGGCCAATGCCTTGGATCTCACAGACCGGATCCTGTCCAGGCTGCAGGTCCGGCCCAAGTGCAAACCCCAGCTGCTACACTTCCCACCTTACACAAAGGAGCAGATTGCCTCCATCTTGCAAGAGCGACTGAGGCAG GTGCCTGACGATCAGGTCCTGGACAGTGCTGCCATCCAGTTCTGTGCCCGGAAAGTCTCTGCGGTTTCAGGAGATGCTCGCAAGGCGCTGGACGTATGCAG ACGAGCCATTGAGATTGTGGAGTTGGATGTGAGAAGCCAGACTATCCTCAGACCGCTGCCTGGCT GTAAATCACCTGCTACacctgccttggtttccccagtTCCTCACAGAGTTGGGCTCCCACATATATCCCGGGTGATCTCAGAGGTGTACGGCGACAGGTTGGCCCTGGGAGGCGGTGGAGCCAATGACCATTTCCCCCTGCAGCAGAAGATCCTggtctgctccctgctgctcctggccaggcagCTGAAAGCCAAGGAGGTGACGCTGGGGAAG CTCCACGAAGCCTACAGCAGAGTCTGCCGGCAGCAGCAGATGGCCGCTGTAACTCACTCCGAGTGCCTCTCCCTCGCCACCCTCTTGGAAGCCAGGGGCATCCTGGCACTGAAGAAAGCCAAGGAAGCCAGGCTCACCAAG gttTCACTGAACATAGAGGAGAAGGATGTGGAACATGCCCTTAAGGACAGTGCCTTGGTTGGAAACATCTTGGCGGGGGGGCGACTCTAG